In a single window of the Micromonospora inositola genome:
- a CDS encoding glycosyltransferase family 9 protein gives MILVLRALGVGDLAAAVPALRGLRAGFPDRELVLAAPAWLAPLADLVGGIDRVLPTGGLGPPAWPAPQPEVAVNLHGRGPQSHRLLAAARPGRLLAFANAGAGHADGPEWDDDEHEVRRWCRLLHWYDLPADPADLALLPPPAAAVPAGATVLHPGGKIPAKRWPAKRFAALARVLTDRGHRVVLTGSADERDVAAQVAGAAGLTPDAVLAGRTGLAELAALVAAARLVVSGDTGVAHLATGYGTASVVLFGPVPPARWGPPSDRPRHRVLDAAHRARMERDWSGAGGVGAHPTLAAISVDEVLAAANEAERAVRVSGAVAA, from the coding sequence GTGATCCTGGTGCTCCGGGCGCTCGGGGTCGGCGACCTGGCGGCCGCCGTTCCGGCGCTGCGCGGCCTGCGGGCCGGCTTCCCCGACCGGGAGCTGGTGCTGGCCGCCCCGGCCTGGCTGGCGCCGCTGGCGGACCTGGTCGGCGGGATCGACCGGGTGCTGCCCACGGGCGGGCTGGGCCCGCCGGCCTGGCCGGCGCCGCAGCCCGAGGTGGCGGTCAACCTGCACGGCCGGGGCCCGCAGTCGCACCGGCTGCTCGCCGCCGCCCGGCCGGGCCGGCTGCTCGCCTTCGCCAACGCCGGGGCCGGGCACGCCGACGGCCCGGAGTGGGACGACGACGAGCACGAGGTCCGCCGGTGGTGCCGACTCCTGCACTGGTACGACCTGCCGGCGGACCCCGCCGACCTGGCGCTGCTGCCGCCGCCCGCGGCGGCGGTCCCGGCCGGCGCCACCGTGCTGCACCCGGGCGGCAAGATCCCCGCCAAGCGCTGGCCGGCGAAGCGGTTCGCCGCGCTCGCCCGGGTGCTGACCGACCGGGGCCACCGGGTGGTGCTGACCGGTTCCGCCGACGAGCGGGACGTCGCCGCCCAGGTGGCCGGCGCCGCCGGGCTGACCCCGGACGCGGTGCTCGCCGGCCGGACCGGCCTGGCCGAGCTGGCCGCCCTGGTGGCCGCCGCCCGGCTGGTGGTCAGCGGGGACACCGGCGTCGCCCACCTGGCCACCGGGTACGGCACCGCCTCCGTGGTGCTCTTCGGACCGGTCCCGCCGGCCCGCTGGGGGCCGCCGTCGGACCGCCCCCGGCACCGGGTGCTCGACGCCGCGCACCGGGCCCGCATGGAGCGCGATTGGAGCGGGGCGGGCGGGGTAGGAGCACACCCGACATTGGCGGCGATCTCGGTCGACGAGGTGCTCGCCGCCGCAAACGAGGCGGAACGGGCGGTGCGGGTCTCCGGTGCGGTTGCGGCGTAG
- a CDS encoding SDR family oxidoreductase, with protein MSGSSPGAGPTVLVTGGASGLGAAVVTAVARAGGRPLVLDRQRPGDGVPWVECDLADTRAAEAATRELAERSGGLDAVVTAAGMDVPGKLADVPGETWERIVAVDLLATAAVIRAALPYLEASRGSIVTVASTLGVKAVSDATAYCAAKFGVVGFTRALAAELAGSVGVTLLVPGGMRTAFFDERDAQYRPGPDAALNEPVDTAAAVMFALSQPPGCAVREMVVCAEQESSYP; from the coding sequence ATGAGCGGCAGTTCCCCGGGGGCGGGGCCCACCGTCCTGGTCACCGGCGGCGCGAGCGGCCTCGGCGCCGCCGTGGTCACCGCGGTCGCCCGGGCCGGTGGTCGGCCCCTCGTGCTGGACCGGCAACGGCCCGGGGACGGGGTGCCGTGGGTCGAGTGCGACCTGGCCGACACCCGGGCCGCCGAGGCGGCGACCCGCGAGCTGGCCGAGCGCTCCGGCGGCCTGGACGCCGTGGTCACTGCGGCCGGGATGGACGTCCCGGGCAAGCTGGCCGACGTGCCCGGCGAGACCTGGGAGCGGATCGTGGCGGTGGACCTGCTCGCCACCGCGGCGGTGATCCGCGCCGCGCTGCCGTACCTGGAGGCATCCCGGGGCAGCATCGTCACCGTCGCCTCGACCCTCGGAGTGAAGGCGGTCAGCGACGCGACCGCGTACTGCGCCGCGAAGTTCGGGGTGGTCGGCTTCACCCGGGCCCTCGCGGCGGAACTCGCCGGGTCGGTGGGGGTCACCCTGCTGGTCCCGGGCGGCATGCGGACGGCGTTCTTCGACGAGCGGGACGCGCAGTACCGGCCGGGCCCGGACGCCGCGCTCAACGAGCCGGTCGACACCGCCGCCGCGGTCATGTTCGCCCTCTCCCAGCCGCCCGGGTGCGCGGTACGGGAAATGGTGGTCTGCGCCGAGCAGGAGTCGTCGTACCCGTGA
- a CDS encoding PfkB family carbohydrate kinase, producing the protein MTGPVVVIGDTLLDRDVEGVVNRLCPDSPVPVLDETTYVDRPGGAGLAAVFVAAKGAEVALVTAIADDAGGARLSALLAAAGVQLYALPLAGATPEKIRLRVRGRVLLRHDRGGPAGQPGEPGEAVLRLIAQASAVLVSDYGRGVAGQPTLRAALAATRAPVVWDPHPRGPAAVPGVRLATPNEFEVRELAKASPGASRLVTASRGAQALRDRWRAGAVAVTLGGEGALLCHAGTTPLVVPAPASAEGDTCGAGDRFAAAATLALARGALVSEAVQAAVAEASAYVAAGGVAAALPAPARTRPARPAVAAGPAFPAAAGGDEDRIGPAAAGVVIADVRAAGGTVVATGGCFDLLHAGHVATLQAARQLGDCLVVCLNSDASVAGLKGPDRPVVPQGDRSRLLAALSCVDAVLIFDEPTPHAALSWLRPDIWVKGGDYATGGGEETLPEAEILRRWGGQTVVVPYLDGRSTTDMIAAARAGRGGTPGGQTAARPGATVVRSTAEGAR; encoded by the coding sequence GTGACGGGACCCGTGGTGGTGATCGGTGACACCCTGCTGGACCGGGACGTCGAGGGGGTGGTCAACCGGCTCTGTCCGGACTCTCCGGTGCCGGTGCTCGATGAGACCACGTACGTCGACCGGCCCGGCGGCGCCGGCCTCGCCGCGGTCTTCGTCGCCGCAAAGGGCGCGGAGGTGGCGCTGGTCACCGCGATCGCCGACGACGCGGGCGGGGCCCGGCTCAGCGCACTGCTGGCCGCCGCGGGCGTGCAGCTGTACGCGCTCCCGCTGGCCGGTGCCACCCCGGAGAAGATCCGGTTGCGGGTCCGGGGCCGGGTGCTGCTGCGGCACGACCGGGGCGGGCCGGCCGGCCAGCCGGGCGAACCGGGCGAGGCGGTGCTGCGGCTGATCGCCCAGGCGTCCGCGGTGCTGGTCAGCGACTACGGCCGGGGGGTCGCCGGGCAGCCGACGCTGCGGGCCGCGCTCGCCGCCACCCGGGCGCCGGTGGTCTGGGACCCGCACCCGCGGGGGCCGGCGGCGGTGCCGGGGGTGCGCCTGGCCACCCCGAACGAGTTCGAGGTGCGGGAGCTGGCGAAGGCGTCTCCGGGGGCCTCCCGGCTGGTGACCGCGTCCCGGGGCGCGCAGGCGCTGCGCGACCGGTGGCGGGCTGGCGCGGTGGCGGTGACCCTCGGCGGCGAGGGGGCGCTGCTCTGCCACGCCGGCACCACCCCGCTGGTGGTGCCCGCGCCGGCCAGCGCCGAGGGGGACACCTGCGGGGCGGGGGACCGGTTCGCGGCCGCGGCGACCCTCGCCCTGGCCCGGGGCGCCCTGGTCTCCGAGGCGGTGCAGGCGGCGGTCGCCGAGGCGTCCGCGTACGTGGCGGCCGGCGGCGTGGCCGCCGCGTTGCCGGCACCGGCCCGGACCCGCCCCGCCCGGCCGGCCGTCGCGGCCGGACCGGCCTTCCCGGCCGCGGCGGGCGGCGACGAAGACCGGATCGGTCCGGCCGCCGCCGGCGTGGTGATCGCCGACGTACGCGCCGCTGGTGGCACGGTGGTGGCCACCGGGGGGTGCTTCGACCTGCTCCACGCCGGGCACGTGGCCACCCTCCAGGCCGCCCGCCAGCTCGGTGACTGCCTGGTGGTCTGCCTCAACTCCGACGCCAGCGTCGCCGGCCTGAAGGGGCCGGACCGCCCGGTCGTGCCGCAGGGCGACCGCAGCCGGCTGCTCGCCGCGTTGAGCTGCGTCGACGCCGTGCTGATCTTCGACGAGCCCACCCCGCACGCGGCCCTGTCCTGGCTCCGCCCGGACATCTGGGTCAAGGGCGGCGACTACGCCACCGGCGGCGGCGAGGAGACCCTGCCGGAGGCGGAGATCCTGCGGCGCTGGGGCGGGCAGACCGTGGTGGTGCCGTACCTGGACGGCCGGTCCACCACCGACATGATCGCCGCGGCCCGCGCCGGGCGCGGGGGGACCCCCGGTGGGCAGACTGCGGCCCGGCCCGGCGCGACGGTCGTCCGGTCGACGGCGGAGGGAGCACGATGA
- a CDS encoding D-sedoheptulose-7-phosphate isomerase: protein MTAPGRTGDGVGTVLDTHLGHLAAALLPFRRAERLLARWGTELAWTLARGGRLLVAGNGGSAAEAQHLTAELVGKLRDDREPLSAIALHAETSALTAIGNDYGYDEVFARQVRAHGRADDILLLMSTSGTSTNLLTAAHAAHSTGLRCWAFTGPTPNPLADACEETLPIDSPDGQVVQELHLVATHVLCEYVEKALPAALAGRAAQPVSTGPARSGPVRTGVEVVLADEAPEIEVRRGGRA from the coding sequence ATGACGGCGCCCGGCCGGACCGGCGACGGCGTCGGAACAGTGCTGGACACCCACCTGGGCCACCTGGCGGCGGCGCTGCTGCCCTTCCGCCGCGCGGAGCGACTGCTCGCCCGCTGGGGCACCGAGCTGGCCTGGACCCTGGCCCGGGGCGGGCGGCTCCTCGTCGCCGGCAACGGCGGCAGCGCCGCCGAGGCCCAACACCTCACCGCCGAACTCGTCGGCAAGCTCCGCGACGACCGCGAACCCCTCTCCGCCATCGCCCTGCACGCCGAAACCAGCGCCCTCACCGCCATCGGCAACGACTACGGCTACGACGAGGTCTTCGCCCGCCAGGTCCGCGCCCACGGCCGAGCAGACGACATCCTCCTGCTCATGTCCACCAGCGGCACGAGCACGAATCTCCTCACCGCCGCCCACGCCGCCCACAGCACCGGCCTACGCTGCTGGGCCTTCACCGGCCCCACCCCCAACCCCCTCGCCGACGCCTGCGAGGAGACCCTCCCCATCGACTCGCCGGACGGCCAGGTGGTGCAGGAACTGCACCTGGTCGCCACCCACGTGCTCTGCGAGTACGTCGAGAAGGCGCTGCCGGCGGCGCTCGCCGGCCGGGCGGCGCAGCCGGTGTCCACCGGACCAGCCCGATCCGGGCCGGTGCGCACCGGCGTGGAGGTGGTGCTCGCTGACGAGGCCCCGGAGATCGAGGTCCGACGAGGAGGTCGAGCGTGA
- a CDS encoding glycosyltransferase yields MRVAMISEHASPLAVLGGEDAGGQNTHVAELSAALVAAGHDVRVYTRRDAVDLPVTVRAPDGFDVVHVPAGPAEPVAKDELLPYMAEFGAWLAERWRTGDWQPEVIHAHFWMSGLAALAAGRRTGVPVVQTYHALGTVKRRHQGAQDTSPPGRVRYERELGRSVDRVVAQCQDEVGELVRMGVPRSRMTVVPSGVNLGTFAPLGPAAERDGGRPRILTVGRLVERKGFQDVIRATALVPGAECVVVGGPPAGLLETDPYALRLRALASSLGIADRVKLVGAVPREEMGRWYRSADVLVAAPWYEPFGLTPLEAMACGVPVIGTAVGGLIDTVVDGRTGDLVPARDPRALGAAIQRLLGNRIRRFGYATAALERARRCYSWSTTADRLTEVYGEVAAVRRPTRVVA; encoded by the coding sequence ATGCGCGTCGCGATGATCTCGGAGCACGCCAGCCCGCTCGCCGTCCTCGGTGGCGAGGACGCGGGCGGCCAGAACACGCATGTCGCGGAGCTCTCCGCCGCCCTGGTGGCCGCCGGCCACGACGTCCGCGTCTACACCCGCCGCGACGCAGTGGACCTGCCCGTGACGGTACGGGCCCCGGACGGCTTCGACGTGGTGCACGTGCCCGCCGGCCCGGCCGAGCCCGTCGCGAAGGACGAGCTGCTGCCGTACATGGCCGAGTTCGGCGCCTGGCTGGCCGAGCGGTGGCGCACCGGCGACTGGCAGCCCGAGGTGATCCACGCGCACTTCTGGATGAGCGGCCTGGCCGCCCTCGCCGCCGGCCGGCGGACCGGGGTGCCGGTGGTGCAGACGTACCACGCGCTCGGCACGGTGAAACGGCGCCACCAGGGGGCGCAGGACACCAGCCCGCCGGGCCGGGTCCGCTACGAACGGGAGCTGGGCCGGTCCGTCGACCGGGTGGTGGCCCAGTGCCAGGACGAGGTCGGTGAGCTGGTCCGGATGGGAGTGCCCAGGTCCCGGATGACGGTCGTCCCGTCCGGGGTGAACCTCGGCACCTTCGCCCCGCTCGGTCCGGCGGCCGAGCGGGACGGCGGCCGGCCGCGGATCCTCACCGTCGGCCGGCTGGTGGAACGCAAGGGCTTCCAGGACGTGATCCGGGCGACGGCCCTGGTCCCCGGGGCGGAGTGCGTGGTGGTGGGCGGGCCGCCGGCGGGGCTGCTGGAGACCGACCCGTACGCGCTGCGGCTGCGGGCCCTCGCCAGCTCCCTCGGCATCGCCGACCGGGTCAAGCTGGTCGGCGCGGTGCCCCGGGAGGAGATGGGCCGCTGGTACCGGTCCGCCGACGTGCTGGTCGCCGCGCCCTGGTACGAGCCGTTCGGGCTCACCCCGCTGGAGGCGATGGCGTGCGGCGTACCGGTGATCGGCACCGCCGTCGGCGGGCTGATCGACACGGTGGTCGACGGGCGGACCGGTGACCTCGTACCGGCCCGCGACCCGCGGGCGCTGGGCGCGGCCATCCAGCGACTCCTCGGCAACCGGATCCGGCGCTTCGGGTACGCCACGGCGGCGCTGGAACGGGCCCGCCGCTGCTACTCCTGGTCGACCACCGCGGACCGGCTGACGGAGGTGTACGGCGAGGTGGCCGCCGTGCGTCGGCCGACCCGGGTGGTCGCCTGA